DNA from Geobacillus vulcani PSS1:
ATCAATATTATGAAAGCCATGGACAAGCTGCTTGATGCGTATGATGAAGGGGATATCGCGCGGGCGGAGCGGCTGCTGTCGCTTTGCGACCGATGGCTGCCAAACGTGGTGGATGCGGCGACGCGCAAGCAGCTGGCGGTGTATATCGATGATTTTAAAGCGCCGGTTGTCTTAGATGTCGATATCGAGTAAACGAGCGCATCTCGGGAGAGGAGAGACGAATATGACGGTGATGCAACGATGGGCGGCGGCTCTTCTGTTGTTTGCGGCTCCATTTTTGGCTTGGAGCCCACCGGCGGAGGCGGCGACGGCGTCAACGAAGGTGCTCGAAGAAGTGCGGGAGTTGGTTCGTCAGTATTATGTTGAACCCGTAAGCGATCGAGTGCTGAAAGCCAGCACCCCGCAAGATATTGTCAAACAGCTTGACCCGTATTCTGCCTATATGACAAAACAAGAATACGAGGAATTTTTGAAGTGGATTGACATGGAGTCTGTCGGCATCGGCGTGATGGTTGAGGAAGATGAGGACGGCGTCCACATCCTGTCTGTCTTGGACAATGGACCAGCCGCCCGCGCCGGGCTGCAGCCGGGCGATGTGATTCGGGCGGTTGACGGGCAGCCGGTAACAAATGAGACTATGGAAAAAGTATTGAGCTTGATCGCAGGGGAAGAAGGAACGACGGTGGCCGTAACCGTTTGGCGGCCGTCGACCGAGGAAACCGTCAGTGTCACCATCAAGCGGGAAAAAATCGACTGGCCGAACGTTGAGTTCAAACGGCTGGCAGGGAATATCGGCTATATTCAGCTATATAGTTTTGATGAGACAGCTCCCAGTGAAATCGAACGCGCCATCCGCTCCTTAAGCGGAGTGAAAGGGTGGATTTTGGACCTTCGGGACAATCCGGGGGGATATGTCGAAACAGCGCAGCAAATCGCCGGCTTTTTCCCAAATGTGAAGCAAGCGTTTCAGTTGCGCGACCGTTCGAATCGCCCAGAAGTGTATGCTGCTGTCAAACAGCCGGTGCAAATGACGGGTCCGATCCGGTTGCTTGTCAATGCGTCGAGCGCGAGCGCGTCGGAAATGTTGGCGGCGGCGGTGAAGGAGCAAAAGGCGGCCGTTTTGTACGGCCAGCGGACGTTTGGCAAAGGATCGATGCAGGAAATGTTTGAGCTGTCGGACGGCAGCATGTTGAAGTTGACCGTCGCCCACTTTTTCTCGCCAAAAGGGACGCCGATTCATCATGTCGGGGTGAAGCCGGATGTGCCGACGGTCGTTGGGAAAGAGCTGTACGCCGCTCACCGCGATTTGCTGATTGGCCAGCTGAAAGGGTATCAGTCGCTCGGCAAGCTGCGCAATGCGCCGGTCGATAAGACGTTTGTCGTCCGCTTCTCTCGTCCGCTCGCCAATACCGCGGTAAGCGGAGTGAAATTGTATCAATTAGGCGGACAGGAAGCAGCGGTGACGGCGCAAATCCGTCGGGGGACGGAGCTGGTGATCAAACCGGCAGCGAAGCTGGCCAAAGGGCAGAGCTATTTATTGGTCATTCCGCCGGTGTTGAAAAGCAAAGACGGCGTGGCGATGAAAAAAGGTGCTTACATGGAGATTCAAACTACGAAATAAGGCCCTCCCGTCGAGATGGGTTGGATAGCCGTCGTTCTTGATGATGCAACGTTCGGCTGTTGCGTCTAAGGCTCAGCGGACAACGGGAGCGCGGCCGTTTTGAACGGAACGGTGCAAAGAAAGCTGGCCTCCATCGGTCGTTTGGCGACCATGGGGGCCAGCTTTTTGCCGGTTACTCCTCGCTTGATTGCGTTTCTTGCCTTTCGCTCTGTGCCGGGGAGGATGG
Protein-coding regions in this window:
- a CDS encoding S41 family peptidase, whose translation is MTVMQRWAAALLLFAAPFLAWSPPAEAATASTKVLEEVRELVRQYYVEPVSDRVLKASTPQDIVKQLDPYSAYMTKQEYEEFLKWIDMESVGIGVMVEEDEDGVHILSVLDNGPAARAGLQPGDVIRAVDGQPVTNETMEKVLSLIAGEEGTTVAVTVWRPSTEETVSVTIKREKIDWPNVEFKRLAGNIGYIQLYSFDETAPSEIERAIRSLSGVKGWILDLRDNPGGYVETAQQIAGFFPNVKQAFQLRDRSNRPEVYAAVKQPVQMTGPIRLLVNASSASASEMLAAAVKEQKAAVLYGQRTFGKGSMQEMFELSDGSMLKLTVAHFFSPKGTPIHHVGVKPDVPTVVGKELYAAHRDLLIGQLKGYQSLGKLRNAPVDKTFVVRFSRPLANTAVSGVKLYQLGGQEAAVTAQIRRGTELVIKPAAKLAKGQSYLLVIPPVLKSKDGVAMKKGAYMEIQTTK